The genomic stretch gagtcggactgagagagacagagagagagtcggactgagagagagagtcggactgagagagagagtcggactgagagagagagtcggactgagagtgacagagagagagtcggactgagagtgactgagagagagagtcggactgagagagacagagagagagagtcggactgagagagacagagagagagagtcggactgagagagacagagagagagagtcggactgagagagacagagagagagagtcggactgagagagacagagagagagagtcggactgagagtgacagagagagtcggactgagagtgacagagagagtcggactgagagtgactgagagagagagtcggactgagagagactgagagagagagtcggactgagagagactgagagagagagtcggactgagagagagtcggactgagagtgacagagagagtcggactgagagagacagagagagagagtcggactgagagagacagagagagagagtcggactgagagacacagagagagagagtcggactgagagagacagagagagagagtcggactgagagagtcagagagagagagtcggactgagagagagagtcagagagagagagtcggactgagagagagagtcagagagagagagtcggactgagagagacagagagagagagtcggactgagagagactgagagagagagtcggactgagagagagagtcggactgagagagactgagagagagagtcggactgagagtgactgagagagagtcggactgagagtgactgagagagagtcggactgagagagagtcggactgagagtgactgagagagagagtcggactgagagagactgagagagagagtcggactgagggggagtcggactgagagtgactgagagagagagtcggactgagagagagtcggactgagagtgactgagagagagtcggactgagagtgactgagagagagtcggactgagagtgactgagagagagagtcggactgagagagactgagagagagagtcggactgagagagactgagagagagagtcggactgagagagactgagagagagagtcggactgacagagagagagagagagtcggactgagagagacagagagagagagtcggtgagagagagacagagagagagagagtcggactgagagagacatagagagagagtcggactgagagactgagagagtcggactgagagactgagagagtcggactgagagactgagagagtcggactgagagactgagagagagagagtcggactgagagagagagagagagagtcggactgagagagactgagagagagagagagtcggactgagagagactgagagagagagtcggactgagagagactgagagagagagagtcggactgagagagactgagagagagagagtcggactgagagagactgagagagagagagtcggactgagagagactgagagagagagagtcggactgagagagactgagagagagagagtcggactgagagagactgagagcgagagtcggactgagagagactgagagcgagagtcggactgagagagactgagagcgagagtcggactgagagagactgagagcgagagtcggactgagagagactgagagcgagagtcggactgagagagactgagagagagagtcggactgagagagagagtcggactgagagagactgagagagagagtcggactgagagagactgagagagagtcggactgagagagacagagagagagagtcggactgagagagacagagagagagagtcggactgagagagagtcggactgagagtgactgagagagagtcggactgagagtgactgagagagagagtcggactgagaaagactgagagagagagtcggactgagagagactgagagagagagtcggactgagagagactgagagagagagtcggactgagagagactgagagagagagtcgaactgagagagactgagagagagagtcggactgagagagacagagagagagagtcgggactgacagagagagagagagagtcggactgagagagacagagagagagagtcggtgagagagagacagagagagagagagtcggactgagagagacatagagagagagtcggactgagaggactgagagagagtcggactgagagagactgagagagtcggactgagagactgagagagtcggactgagagactgagcagagaagagagagtcggactgagagagactgagagagagagagtcggactgagagagactgagagagagagagagtcggactgagagagactgatgagagagagagtcggactgagagagactgagagagagagagtcggactgagagagactgagagagagagagtcggactgagagagactgagagcgagagtcggactgagagagactgagagcgagagtcggactgagagagactgagagcgagagtcggactgagagagacagagagagagagtcggactgagagagactgagagcgaGAGTCGGACCTGAGAgagacatgagagagagagtcggactgagagagagagtcggactgagagagactgagagagagagtcggactgagagagactgagagagagagtcggactgagagagactgagagagagagtcggactgagagagagagagtcggactgagagagacagagagagagagtcggactgagagagacagagagagagagtcggactgagagagagtcggactgagagtgactgagagagagtcggactgagagagagagtcggactgagagagacagagagagagagtcggactgagagagactgagagagagagtcggactgagagtgactgagagagagtcggactgagagagagagtcggactgagagagacagagagagagagtcggactgagagagactgagagagagagtcggactgagagtgactgagagagagtcggactgagagagagagtcggactgagagagacagagagagagagtcggactgagagagactgagagagagagtcggactgagagagactgagagagagagtcggactgagagtgactgagagagagtcggaatgagagagagtcggaatgagagagagtcggaatgagagagagtcggaatgagagagagtcggaatgagagagagtcggactgagagtgactgagagagagagagtcggactgagagagactgagagagagagagtcggactgagagagactgagagcgagagtcggactgagagagactgagagcgagagtcggactgagagagactgagagcgagagtcggactgagagagactgagagagagagtcggactgagagagactgagagagagagtcggactgagagagagtcggactgagagagactgagagagagagtcggactgagagagactgagagagagagtcggactgagagagactgagagagagagtcggactgagagagacagagagagagagtcggactgagagagacagagagagagagtcggactgagagagacagagagagagagtcggactgagagagacagagagagagagtcggactgagagagacagagagagagagtcggactgagagagacagagagagagagtcggactgagagagagagtcggactgagagagacagagagagagagtcggactgagagtgactgagagtgactgagagagagtcggactgagagagagagtcggactgagagagacagagagagagagtcggactgagagagagtcggactgagagagagagtcggactgagagagacagagagagagagtcggactgagagtgactgagagtgactgagagagagtcggactgagagagagagtcggactgagagagacagagagagagagtcggactgagagagactgagagagtgagtcggactgagagtgactgagagagagtcggactgagagagagagtcggactgagagagacagagagagagagtcggactgagagagactgagagagagagtcggactgagagagactgagagagagagtcggactgagagagactgagagagagagtcggactgagagtgactgagagagagtcggactgagagagactgagagagagagtcggactgagagtgactgagagagagtcggactgagagagagagtcggactgagagagacagagagagagagtcggactgagagagactgagagagagagtcggactgagagagactgagagagagagtcggactgagagtgactgagagagagtcggactgagagagagagtcggactgagagagactgagagagagagtcggactgagagagactgagagagagagtcggactgagagagactgagagagagagtcggactgagagtgactgagagagagtcggactgagagagagagtcggactgagagagagagtcggactgagagagagagtcggactgagagagactgagagagagagtcggactgagagagagtgtcggactgagagagagagtcggactgagagagagtcggactgagagtgactgagagagagtcggactgagagtgactgagagagagtcggactgagagtgactgagagagagagtcggactgagagagacagagagagagagtcggactgagagagacagagagagagagtcggactgagagagacagagagagagagtcggactgagagagacagagagagagagtcggactgagagagacagagagagagagtcggactgagagagagagagtcggactgagagagagtcggactgagagtgactgagagagagtcggactgagagtgactgagagagagtcggactgagagtgactgagagagagagtcggactgagagagacagagagagagagtcggactgagagagactgagagagagagtcggactgagagagactgagagagagagtcggactgagagtgactgagagagagtcggactgagagagagagtcagagagagagagtcggactgagagagacagagagagagagtcggactgagagagacagagagagagagtcggactgagagagagagtcggactgagagagagagtcggactgagagagagagtcggactgagagagagagtcggactgagagtgactgagagagagtcggactgagagtgactgagagagagagtcggactgagagtgactgagagagagagtcggactgagagagacagagagagagagtcggactgagagagacagagagagagagtcggactgagagagacagagagagagagtcgggactgagagagacagagagagagagtcggactgagagagagagtcggactgagagtgacagagagagtcggactgagagtgacagagagagagtcggactgagagagacagagagagagagtcggactgagagagacagagagagagagtcggactgagagagacagagagagagagtcggactgagagagacagagagagagagtcggactgagagagagagtcagagagagagagtcggactgagagagagagtcagagagagagagtcggactgagagagacagagagagagagtcggactgagagagacagagagagagagtcggactgagagagacagagagagagagtcggactgagagagacagagagagagagtcggactgagagagagagtcggactgagagtgacagagagagtcggactgagagtgacagagagagagagtcggactgagagagacagagagagagagtcggactgagagagacagagagagagagtcggactgagagagtcagagagagagagtcggactgagagagagagtcagagagagagagtcggactgagagagagagtcagagagagagagtcggactgagagtgactgagagagagtcggactgagagagagagtcagagagagagagtcggactgagagagacagagagagagagtcggactgagagagacagagagagagagtcggactgagagagacagagagagagtcggactgagagagacagagagagagtcggactgagagagagagtcggactgagagagagagtcggactgagagagactgagagagagagtcggactgagagagactgagagagagagtcggacagagagtgactgagagagagagtcggactgagagtgactgagagagagtcggactgagagagactgagagagagagtcggactgagagagactgagagagagagtcggactgagagagagtcggactgagagtgactgagagagagtcggactgagagtgactgagagagagtcggactgagagtgactgagagagagagtcggactgagagagactgagagagagagtcggactgagagagactgagagagagagtcggactgagagagactgagagagagagtcggactgagagagactgagagagagagtcggactgagagagactgagagagagagtcggactgagagagactgagagagagagtcggactgagagagactgagagagagagtcggactgacagagagagagagagagtcggactgagagagacagagagagagagtcggtgagagagagacagagagagagagtcggtgagagagagacagagagagagagagtcggactgagagagacatagagagagagtcggactgagagagacatagagagagagtcggactgagagagacatagagagagtcggactgagagagactgagagagagagtcggactgagagagagtcggactgtgagagactgagagagagagagtcggactgagagacagagagagagagagtcggactgagagagacagagagagagagtcggactgagagagacagagagagagagtcggactgagagagacagagagagagtcggactgagagagacagagagagagtcggactgagagagacagagagagagagtcggactgagagagagagtcggactgagagtgacagagagagagtcggactgagagagactgagagagagagtcggactgagagagactgagagagagagtcggactgagagagagtcggactgtgagagactgagagagagagagtcggactgagagagacagagagagagagagtcggactgagagagacagagagagagagagagtcggactgagagagacagagagagagagtcggactgagagacagagagagagagtcggactgagagagacagagagagagagtcggactgagagagagagtcggactgagagagactgagagagagagagagtcggcctgagagagactgagagagagagagtcggcctgagagagactgagagagagagtcggactgagagagactgagagagagagtcggactgagagagactgagagagagagtcggcctgagagagactgagagagagagagtcggcctgagagagactgagagagagagtcggcctgagagagactgagagagagagtcggactgagagagacagagagagagtcggactgagagagacagagagagagtcggactgagagagacagagagagagtcggactgagagagacagagagagtcggactgagagagactcacagagagagagactcacagagagagagactgacagagagagagagagtggctgagagagagagagtcggactgagagagactgacagagagagagagactgagagagagagactgactggctgagacagagagagactggctgagacagagagagactggctgagagaaagagagactgagagagagagtcggactgagagagagccGCGGGGGGTTCAGAGTGGGAGGGCCGCGGGGGTTCAGAGTCGGAGGGGTTTTGAGCGATTAAGTCTGGTTCTAGACCTGGTTCTAGAGTTTTGTTGTGGTCCAGTACTAGGATTAATGCCTAATTGATAGCACTGAGTGCTATACTCTGCCTCCTGATTGGCTGTGAGAAGACTGAAGGGGTGGAGTCATGCAAGTGTGTTCAGTCCTGTGTAAACCTCAGCTGAtctgtgtttgatttgttttcctgCAGGAGTGCCGCATTGCTCATCCCATCGTTAAATGCACCTACTGCCGGACGGAGTTTCAGCAGGAGAGGTAGGAGCTCGTTTAGTAGCTCGTTAAGAAACACATTAGTGATCAATCAGGCTTCCCGTTCCGAGCGCTCTACCTTCTGTTATTCCTGAGCCTTAAGCGGAAAGCGGTCGCCGTGGCCCCGGGAAGCGAGCGATCCGTGCCGGGGCTCGTTGTGTATTATTGTCGTTATTCCCGTTTATTCACGGCAGGTGAAGTCGGGAATgacgttgttgttgttgttgttttgccgatttgtgtttgttgtttgtgtttgcagtAAAACCAACACCATCTGTAAGAAATGCGCTCAGAACGTGAAGCAGTTCGGGACGGTGAGTGGCTGCCTGACCTCTGAGCTCTGACCCCTTACTGTGCCGGGAACGCTGGCGAGTAACGGTTGTTGTTTTTGTGCCGCAGCCGAAGCCGTGTCAGTACTGCAACATCATCGCCGCCTTCATCGGGACCAAGTGTCAGCGCTGCACCAACTCCGAGAAGAAGTACGGCCCCCCCCAGACCTGcgagcagtgtaaacagcagtgtGCCTTCGACAGGAAGGAGGAGGGGCGGAGGAAGGTACACACCCACCCGCACCGCCCGTCCGGCCGGCTGCCGTGAAACCAGCCTGTGACATGGGCGATGAGTGTTTATAAACTGTGGCATCAGTGTTTATAAAGACGTTATTAACACTAAATGGATAATTAATTCTACACATTTAAACCGGACGCGCTGGTCTGAAGCGCCCGGTGCTTTgagttctgtctgtctgtcggtctgtctgttgGGCCAGCGGCCGGCGGCCGAGTGGTCAGCAGCGCTGGGCGATCCGCTCCACACCAGCCGGGATCTACATCACTGTGATAATGGAGGTTAACGCCCCTAATGAGAACATAGAACCAGTAAGGGGTTCTGCTGGTTCTCGGGCGTTTGTAATGCGTTTGGCTGTTCTTGATCATATAAAGGGTTTAGCAGGTGACCTAGTGACTGATTCCAGATACATTTCTAATCCTACTGGGACTTTAGTGGTTTCTAATGGTAACCATTGGGAGGCATCAGACAGTCCGTTAATCCTAATGGTCTTTATTCAGCTGGGGTTACTGAGGTGCTGCCAGCTGACTATCAGTTTTAAGGTGGCGctgaaatgttaatgtaaactCACCGACATCCATCTGTAATGAGACCCCACGGCAGGACGCTGGGCTGCTAATTAATGATGTAATAACGCGTTAATAAATGTTCCAGGTGGACGGGAAGCTGCTGTGTTGGCTCTGCACGCTGTCATACCGGCGCGTTCTACAGAAGACTAAAGAACAGCGGAAAGGCTTAGGCTCCTCCCACTCAAACGCGTCATCGCTCAGCAACAAAGAGCATCGACATCACCACCGACACAGCAGCTCCCACCACAAGTGAGTCTCACACGAGTTCTCTGGTGCAGCAGGAGGTTCTAGATCAGTGCTGATCActtgtttgatgtgtgtgtgtgtcattgtgtgtgtgtgtgtgtgtctgtgtctgtctctctgtgtgtgtgtgtgtgtgtgtgtgtgtgtgtgtgtgtgtgtgtgtgtgtcctgcaggCTGAGCGGCAGTCTGAGTCCGGAGCAGGAGCAGCGTCTGTGGGATCAGAGGTGAGGTTAAACGCTGACGATCCTGATGGGGGGTGTGGTTTGTGGTTCTGTCGTCATGGAAACGAGTGACGCTGTTTTTTCCCTGCAGCCATAAATCGTCCTCCATCCAGAAGGAAACtccaaagaagaaaccaaaacTAGAGCTGAAACCGTCCAACGGAGACAGGTACCCTCACCTGACGGGGACGGGGGGACGGGGAGAGACAGACACGTAGTCTCACCTCAGAGAGTTCGCATTTTTTAGTTTCCTCACTTTTTTCCcttattcattctctctctgtctctctctctctgtctctctctgtctctctctctctctgtctctctctctctgtctctctctgtctctctctctctgtctctcccccccccccctctctctgtctctctctctgtctctctctctccccccccctctctgtctctctctgtctgtctctctgtctctctctctccccccctctcccccccccctctctgtctctctctgtctgtctctctgtctctctctctgtctgtctctctctctctctctgtctcttgtctctctctctctctctctcttttgtctctctctctctctctgtctcttgtctctctctccctctctctcttttgtctctctctctctgtctcttgtctctctctccctctctctctctctctgcagtagcTCTGTCGCTCAGTCGATGGATTCTGGAGGAACTGATAATTTTATCCTGATCAGTCAGCTGAAAGAGGAAGTGATGTCACTGAAGCGTCTGCTGCAGCAGAGGGACCAGACCATCCTGGATAAGGACAGGAAGGTACGCGTGGAGTTACAGCGCCACCTGCTGTTCATCATATACCGTCTGTGTTAAAGGGCTCAGATCTTCAGGCGCCTATGAACTCTGTTGGTTAAACGCTCAAATTCcttatggttgtgatgtcacaaaggcTCATTAacataaatcagtcttaaaggaacagtcgCTAAAGAGCCTGTTCAGTTGTGAGGGACAGAGGCTGGAAACGTGAGGCTAACTCTGGTTTTCTCTCTGCCGCGTGTGCCGCCGCGTGAGCAGCTGACGGAGCTGAAGGCTGACTTTCAGTATCAGGAGTCCAACATGCGGGTGAAGATGAACAACATGGAGAAAGCACACAAAGAGGCCATGGAGCAGCAGCAGGTCAGatgtctcctgaacacacaaacatgtattagtaaccacctgggataccatagcaacagcctagcgaCACCTTAGCAGCCAGTGCTGACAGCTGACTCGTTAAAGGCTCATTAGAGTTGATGTTGAGTATTGATGAACTGAGCCAATCACAGTGTTTGATCGAAAGCCGCCCCAGGAGGGCAGCGCGGGCCGGAAGTTCATCCCTGAATGTTTATTTTACACCAAATGCGAAATAAACACTCCAGACCAGCCGGGAGCTCTGGCTCCTCCAGTGGAGCAGCAGTGTGTTGTTTTGacgcttgtttgtttgtttgtttgtttgtttgtttgtttgtgatcCAGGCGAAGAACAGGGAGCTGATGAAACAGGTCGCCGCCCTCTCCAAGGGCAAAAAACTGGACCGCAGCAGCGGCTCACTGCTGTTACCATAGCGACGACCCCTCCCCTCCGCGCGGGTCATCACTGTGAGGAAGCGAAGGCCACGCCCCCTTCGGCTCATTAGtttaaacttttattatttgctCCCTCcatccgtttctctctctcccgcccGTAATCTCTGTCTACACCTCTCTCCCTCGTTCCTCCTCCTCGTTTAGTCCTTTTTTACTCTATGTCGTTTATGACGCtgctttacttttgttttttccccttgattatcattatttttgaaCTTACCTTTGACCCCTGTTTGACCCCGTGATGGACGCAGTCAGGCCAGATTTTTGGCCCTAAAGCTCATATGCAAAATGTCAGTGGAACATTTGGGGAATGTTGTCCAGACGCTGCGGGAGACGCTCCGAAACATCGGAATCATCAGCGGGATTTTATAACAAAACGATTTTATAGAGTTTCACCGTTTAGCACAGACATCTACAcctgctctccttctctctctccctctctctctctgtctctctctctccccctctctctccatctctctctctctgtctctctctctctctctctctctctctctgtctctctctctctccccctctctctccatctctctctctgtctctctctctctccctctctccctctctccctctctctttccctctccctctctctctgtctctctccctccctccctctctctctctctccctccctctctctctctctccctccctccctctctccctctctccctccctccctccctctctccctccttccctctctccctccctccctctctccctctctccctccctccctccctccctctctccctccctccctccctccctctctccctccctccctccctctctccctccttccctctctctctccctccctccctccctctctctccctccctccctccctccctccctctctctctccctccctccctccctccttccctctctctctccctccctccttccctctctctctccctccctccctccctctctctctccctccctccctccctccctccctctctctctccctccctccctccctctctctctccctccctccctccctccctctctctctctctctctctctctctctctctgtctctccccctctctctccccctctctctcactccctctctccccctctctctctctctccctccctccctccctctccccctctctccctccctctctccctccctccctccctccctctctccctccctccctccctccctctctccctccctccctccctccctctctctctccctccctctctctctccttccctctctctctccttccctctctctccccctccctccctccctctctctccccctccctccctccctctctctccctccctccctccctccctccctctctctccctccctccctccctccctccctctctctctctctctctctctctccctccctccttccctctctctccctccctccttccctctctctctccctccctccctccctccctctctctctccctccctccctccctctctctctctctccctccctccctgcctgtctctctctcaccctccctcactctctccctcccactctcactccctctctctctctgtctctccccctctctctcactccctctctccccctctctctctccctccctccctccctccctccctctctctctccctccctccctccctctctcactccctccctcactctcactctctcccttcctccccccctctctctctctctctccctccctccccctctctctcactctctcccttcctccccccctctctctctctctctctccctccctccccctctctctctctctctctctccctctctctctccctctggtGGATGATTGTGTAACTGCATGTGTCACTGCTTGTCTGTGCAgtgtatattttgtattttttatctgATGATTATAATCATGATTATTATTCTGTTTGGATTCTGTTgatgcgagtgtgtgtgtgtgtgtgtgtgtgtgtgtgtgtgtgtgtgtgtgtgtgagagagtgtgtgtgtcttttgaCCTGTTAAGCTCCGCCCCGTTAGTCAATGATTAATCGTTAACCGACGAGCCTAAAATCAGCGATGCAGCCCGAAATGTCACTGATGAAGCTGAGAATTCCGGTTCTGATGGTTCTGGT from Pygocentrus nattereri isolate fPygNat1 chromosome 23, fPygNat1.pri, whole genome shotgun sequence encodes the following:
- the fam76b gene encoding protein FAM76B isoform X1; translated protein: MATPALYACTKCNQRFPFEELSQGQQLCKECRIAHPIVKCTYCRTEFQQESKTNTICKKCAQNVKQFGTPKPCQYCNIIAAFIGTKCQRCTNSEKKYGPPQTCEQCKQQCAFDRKEEGRRKVDGKLLCWLCTLSYRRVLQKTKEQRKGLGSSHSNASSLSNKEHRHHHRHSSSHHKLSGSLSPEQEQRLWDQSHKSSSIQKETPKKKPKLELKPSNGDSSSVAQSMDSGGTDNFILISQLKEEVMSLKRLLQQRDQTILDKDRKLTELKADFQYQESNMRVKMNNMEKAHKEAMEQQQAKNRELMKQVAALSKGKKLDRSSGSLLLP
- the fam76b gene encoding protein FAM76B isoform X2, producing MATPALYACTKCNQRFPFEELSQGQQLCKECRIAHPIVKCTYCRTEFQQESKTNTICKKCAQNVKQFGTPKPCQYCNIIAAFIGTKCQRCTNSEKKYGPPQTCEQCKQQCAFDRKEEGRRKVDGKLLCWLCTLSYRRVLQKTKEQRKGLGSSHSNASSLSNKEHRHHHRHSSSHHKLSGSLSPEQEQRLWDQSHKSSSIQKETPKKKPKLELKPSNGDSSVAQSMDSGGTDNFILISQLKEEVMSLKRLLQQRDQTILDKDRKLTELKADFQYQESNMRVKMNNMEKAHKEAMEQQQAKNRELMKQVAALSKGKKLDRSSGSLLLP